Proteins from one Candidatus Zixiibacteriota bacterium genomic window:
- a CDS encoding DNA alkylation repair protein: MTKKDVIALLKKNSNERGVAAWKRIDPTGGEWSSYGIGLTTLKKLAKQIGRDHTLALQMWEEKNFDCKVMATLVEDHSQVTEQQVERQVSEVGYWLMAHSYCQSLMSGVPFRRAKCEEWIGSEDHVRRRCGYLLLAGLAGKDKSLPDSYFEPHIETIEQGLQSEENFVRDAMNNALYAIGCRSKKLHTRALAAAKKIGRVEVDYGDNSCQAVDVVKHLTSDRIKAKLAGR; the protein is encoded by the coding sequence ATGACAAAAAAGGATGTGATTGCTCTGCTGAAGAAGAACAGCAACGAGCGTGGAGTCGCGGCCTGGAAGCGGATCGACCCGACCGGCGGAGAGTGGAGTTCGTATGGAATCGGACTCACCACTCTGAAAAAACTGGCAAAGCAGATCGGCCGGGACCACACGCTGGCGCTCCAGATGTGGGAGGAGAAAAACTTTGACTGCAAAGTCATGGCGACACTAGTAGAAGACCACTCGCAGGTGACCGAACAGCAGGTGGAACGACAGGTGTCCGAGGTCGGCTATTGGCTGATGGCCCATTCGTACTGCCAGTCATTAATGTCGGGGGTGCCGTTTCGCCGGGCCAAGTGCGAGGAGTGGATTGGGAGTGAAGACCATGTCCGGCGACGCTGCGGCTACCTGTTGCTGGCGGGCCTGGCCGGCAAGGATAAGTCCCTGCCCGACTCATACTTCGAGCCTCATATCGAGACCATCGAGCAGGGCCTGCAATCCGAGGAAAACTTCGTCCGCGACGCCATGAACAACGCCCTGTACGCGATCGGCTGCCGATCGAAGAAGCTGCACACGCGAGCGCTTGCGGCGGCAAAAAAGATCGGTCGCGTCGAGGTCGACTATGGCGACAACTCCTGCCAGGCAGTCGATGTCGTCAAGCACCTGACATCGGACCGAATCAAGGCCAAGCTGGCCGGTCGATGA
- a CDS encoding alpha/beta hydrolase, whose product MNSPFVRKAGRGPAIVCLHASTGSSRQWTLLMDRLAERYQVVAPDLYGYGQSPMWPEGRLLSLDAEVEQLAPVLDSISGPFHLIGHSYGAAVAFKLALTCPMRIRSVVVFEPVLFNLLFTMKETQPAAQEIWAVRDDVRTLVHAGQTERAALRFIDYWSGPGVWDQLPAWQREAIAKRMVKVVSDFDAAFGNPTPLEAYRDLDIPTLYLYGLESPASTQEIAQWLGGNLPRAEVRGLLGMGHMGPVTHAEQITELIVRFIDNQPRGILVHQLRRTLKRHMES is encoded by the coding sequence GTGAATTCACCGTTTGTACGAAAGGCCGGACGAGGGCCTGCCATTGTCTGTTTGCATGCCAGCACCGGATCATCCAGGCAGTGGACCCTGCTGATGGATCGGCTGGCCGAACGCTACCAGGTCGTGGCCCCGGACTTGTATGGCTACGGGCAGTCGCCGATGTGGCCTGAAGGTCGGCTGCTGAGTCTCGACGCCGAAGTCGAGCAGCTTGCCCCGGTGCTGGACTCGATCTCCGGACCGTTTCATTTGATCGGCCATTCCTACGGCGCCGCGGTTGCGTTCAAACTCGCCCTGACCTGCCCCATGCGGATACGAAGTGTTGTCGTGTTCGAACCGGTCCTGTTTAATCTGCTGTTTACGATGAAAGAGACGCAGCCGGCCGCGCAGGAGATCTGGGCCGTTCGCGACGATGTACGGACGCTCGTGCACGCGGGTCAAACCGAGCGGGCGGCTCTCCGTTTTATCGATTACTGGTCCGGTCCCGGCGTGTGGGATCAGTTGCCCGCCTGGCAGCGGGAGGCAATCGCCAAACGGATGGTGAAGGTGGTCTCGGATTTCGACGCCGCCTTCGGCAATCCGACACCGCTGGAGGCCTATCGCGACCTCGACATCCCCACGCTCTATTTGTACGGTCTGGAGTCACCAGCATCCACGCAGGAAATCGCTCAGTGGCTCGGCGGGAATCTCCCCCGCGCCGAGGTTCGGGGCCTGTTGGGGATGGGCCACATGGGACCAGTCACCCACGCCGAGCAGATTACGGAACTGATCGTACGGTTTATCGATAACCAGCCTCGGGGTATTCTGGTGCACCAGCTTCGCCGAACGCTGAAGCGGCATATGGAATCGTAG
- a CDS encoding DMT family protein gives MDRLMPVLLLIGSNIFMTYAWYGHLRDLRAKPILFVVLISWGVAFFEYTLQVPANRIGAVHYSLGQLKVMQEVITMTVFAGFATFYFKEKLTLDFLWAGLCLVAAAFFMFRHVNGVR, from the coding sequence ATGGACCGGTTGATGCCTGTGTTGCTGTTGATCGGGTCGAATATTTTCATGACATATGCCTGGTACGGCCACCTGAGAGACCTTCGGGCGAAGCCGATTCTGTTTGTCGTTCTGATAAGCTGGGGGGTCGCGTTTTTCGAATACACGCTGCAGGTTCCGGCCAACCGGATCGGCGCCGTACATTATTCACTGGGCCAGCTGAAAGTCATGCAGGAAGTCATCACGATGACCGTGTTCGCCGGTTTCGCGACCTTCTACTTCAAGGAGAAGCTGACACTGGACTTCCTGTGGGCCGGGCTGTGTCTGGTCGCCGCGGCCTTTTTTATGTTCCGGCACGTGAACGGCGTACGATAG
- a CDS encoding ATP-binding protein, whose amino-acid sequence MTRRRLLWRIYPYYLAVILASLAIAGWYASHEMEQLYLAESAQTLETRARIIIEQVRPALLSADGESVQAQVRRLGALSDTRVTVIDTGGVVLGDSEQDPSALENHGRRPEILQALAGDVGVQTRFSNTLQTRLMYVAVPVIVDNQVEAVVRTSHALSQVEGALSRLYRRLAAAALAVLLAATGITFYIFRRLTRPLEELRAGAEKMASGHLDTRLAIPNTLEIAAVAESMNNMAEQLDARLRTTAEQRNEREAILASMSEGVVAIDLNDRIVTINRAACEMARVSADQAIGQPVLGVVRVPGLQDLISRAAHSDEVVAGDITPAGPREQHLSVHVAALRDSYGTRIGQVIVFNDVTTLRKLERTRRDFVANVSHELKTPITAITGYAETLLESGDQYGPDVQRFLSIILKHATRLNALVDDLLALARIENDTEHVRLELSRHKVREVLEQAIESRHELASGRSVVITCECDPDLEWDILPQRLEQAVGNLIENAVRHGETLKNVTVRAEVLKDVLVISVSDDGVGIEPRHLPRLFERFYRVDSSRSSATGGTGLGLALVKHIAQAHGGMATVESKAGAGSTFRIHVPGSARLD is encoded by the coding sequence ATGACCCGTCGACGTCTGCTCTGGCGGATCTATCCATACTATCTTGCCGTCATCCTTGCGTCGCTCGCCATCGCAGGATGGTATGCGTCGCACGAAATGGAGCAGTTGTACCTCGCGGAGTCGGCGCAGACGCTCGAAACACGCGCACGCATAATCATCGAACAAGTTCGCCCCGCGCTTCTTTCGGCCGACGGTGAGTCGGTCCAAGCGCAGGTGCGCCGTCTGGGCGCGCTCAGCGACACGCGGGTAACGGTGATTGACACGGGCGGTGTGGTGCTCGGCGACTCGGAACAGGATCCGTCCGCGCTGGAGAACCACGGGCGTCGCCCCGAGATCCTGCAGGCGCTCGCGGGCGACGTCGGCGTGCAAACGCGCTTCAGCAACACCCTGCAGACGCGGCTGATGTATGTCGCGGTGCCTGTCATTGTCGACAACCAGGTCGAGGCGGTGGTGAGAACCTCGCACGCGCTCTCACAGGTCGAAGGGGCGCTTTCGCGGTTGTACCGGCGGCTGGCAGCGGCCGCGCTCGCCGTACTGCTGGCGGCGACAGGAATCACGTTTTACATTTTCCGGCGCCTGACTCGTCCGCTCGAGGAGCTCCGGGCGGGAGCCGAGAAGATGGCGTCGGGGCACCTTGATACGCGCCTGGCGATTCCCAACACGCTGGAAATCGCGGCGGTCGCCGAGTCGATGAACAACATGGCCGAGCAGCTCGATGCCCGCCTTCGCACGACCGCCGAGCAGCGCAACGAACGCGAGGCGATTCTCGCCAGCATGTCGGAAGGGGTCGTGGCGATCGATCTAAACGACAGGATCGTCACGATCAACCGCGCCGCCTGTGAGATGGCGCGCGTGAGTGCCGATCAGGCGATCGGGCAGCCGGTCCTCGGCGTCGTTCGCGTCCCCGGGCTTCAAGACCTGATCAGCCGGGCGGCGCACAGCGATGAGGTCGTGGCCGGCGATATCACGCCGGCCGGGCCGCGGGAGCAGCATCTCAGCGTTCACGTGGCTGCCCTTCGCGACAGTTACGGCACCCGGATCGGGCAGGTGATCGTCTTCAACGATGTCACCACGCTTCGCAAGCTGGAACGGACCCGCCGCGACTTCGTCGCCAATGTATCGCACGAACTGAAAACCCCCATCACCGCCATCACGGGCTATGCGGAGACGCTGTTGGAAAGCGGCGACCAGTATGGCCCGGATGTGCAGCGCTTTCTTTCGATTATCCTGAAGCATGCCACGCGGCTGAATGCGCTGGTCGACGATCTTCTTGCACTGGCGCGAATCGAAAACGATACGGAACACGTCAGACTGGAACTGAGCCGTCACAAGGTCCGGGAAGTTCTCGAGCAGGCTATCGAGTCGCGCCACGAGCTGGCGAGCGGTCGGTCGGTGGTGATTACGTGCGAATGTGATCCGGATCTTGAGTGGGACATCCTGCCGCAGCGGCTCGAACAGGCGGTGGGTAATCTCATAGAAAACGCGGTACGGCACGGCGAAACGCTCAAAAACGTAACCGTGCGTGCAGAAGTCCTCAAGGATGTCCTCGTTATCAGCGTATCCGATGACGGCGTTGGGATCGAGCCGCGCCATCTGCCGAGGCTGTTTGAGCGTTTCTATCGGGTGGACTCCTCCCGGAGCAGTGCCACCGGCGGAACCGGGCTCGGGCTTGCGCTCGTCAAACACATCGCGCAGGCACACGGCGGCATGGCCACGGTAGAAAGTAAAGCCGGGGCGGGCAGCACGTTCCGTATTCATGTCCCCGGCTCCGCTCGATTGGATTAA
- a CDS encoding GNAT family N-acetyltransferase, with the protein MTDTTHTIITMDQRPDLISAAQRLPSAAWPTFMMQDNLVERYWMRLYEVYPEYQFVLVEPDTERIVAMGNSVPLVWDGRPEDLPAGGIDWILPAAFDNPPPFEGQGICQFALQIVVDPGLRGRALSGSAVQAMLDIGRRHGCRSLFAPVRPNQKHMYPLTPIERYIHWTNNEGLPFDAWMRVHARLGAKTVGVCGESMRITGTIAQWENWIGLSFPESGPYVVPLALVPVQMDRERDLGLYIEPNVWMQHVIMGD; encoded by the coding sequence ATGACTGACACGACGCACACCATCATCACTATGGATCAGCGACCGGATTTGATATCCGCCGCCCAGCGACTTCCATCGGCCGCCTGGCCAACCTTTATGATGCAGGACAATCTTGTGGAGCGCTACTGGATGCGCCTCTACGAGGTGTACCCTGAGTACCAATTTGTCCTTGTCGAGCCCGATACCGAGCGGATCGTGGCTATGGGCAACAGCGTGCCGCTGGTATGGGATGGGAGGCCGGAGGATCTTCCGGCGGGCGGTATCGACTGGATCCTCCCAGCCGCATTCGACAACCCGCCGCCATTTGAAGGTCAGGGCATCTGCCAGTTTGCCCTGCAAATTGTGGTCGACCCGGGACTACGTGGCCGCGCCCTGTCCGGCTCGGCAGTTCAGGCCATGCTGGATATCGGCAGGAGGCACGGCTGTCGTTCACTCTTTGCGCCCGTGCGCCCCAACCAGAAACACATGTATCCACTGACCCCCATCGAACGCTATATCCATTGGACTAACAATGAAGGTCTTCCCTTCGATGCCTGGATGCGCGTTCATGCCCGGTTGGGCGCGAAGACGGTCGGTGTGTGTGGAGAGTCGATGCGAATCACGGGGACAATCGCTCAGTGGGAGAACTGGATCGGGCTGTCCTTCCCGGAGAGCGGACCGTATGTCGTACCGCTGGCGCTGGTTCCGGTACAGATGGACCGAGAGCGAGACTTAGGACTTTATATCGAGCCGAACGTGTGGATGCAGCACGTGATCATGGGCGACTGA